Proteins co-encoded in one Archocentrus centrarchus isolate MPI-CPG fArcCen1 unplaced genomic scaffold, fArcCen1 scaffold_27_ctg1, whole genome shotgun sequence genomic window:
- the lhx2b gene encoding LIM/homeobox protein Lhx2b isoform X2 codes for MLFHGLPGGDVRGVVEEMDRRGKSESAAISSAIDMGESETSMPCMTSERVALCAGCGRKIADRYYLLAVDKQWHMRCLKCCECKLNLESELTCFSKDGSIYCKEDYYRRFSVQRCARCHLGISASEMVMRARDLVYHLNCFTCTTCSKMLTTGDHFGMKDSLVYCRLHFETLIQGEYETHFNHADVVPHKGLGPANTLGLSYFSSVGTVQKGRPRKRKSPGPGAELAAYNAALSCNENDGESMDRDSQYSSSQKTKRMRTSFKHHQLRTMKSYFAINHNPDAKDLKQLAQKTGLTKRVLQVWFQNARAKFRRNLLRQESTGVDKASDGSTLQGGTPSGPASEISNASMSPSSTPTTLTDLTNPTMPTVTSVLTSVPGGMDVHECRSPSQTTLTSLF; via the exons ATGCTTTTCCATGGCCTCCCCGGAGGCGACGTTCGCGGTGTGGTGGAAGAAATGGACCGGAGAGGAAAGAGCGAGTCAGCGGCCATCAGCTCAGCCATCGATATGGGAGAATCAGAGACG TCCATGCCATGTATGACCAGCGAACGCGTGGCTCTGTGCGCGGGCTGCGGCAGGAAGATAGCGGACCGATATTACCTGCTGGCTGTGGACAAGCAGTGGCACATGCGCTGCCTCAAGTGCTGCGAGTGCAAACTCAACCTAGAGTCCGAGCTCACCTGCTTCAGCAAAGACGGCAGCATCTACTGCAAAGAGGACTACTACAG AAGATTTTCGGTGCAGAGATGCGCTCGGTGCCACCTGGGGATCTCTGCCTCGGAGATGGTGATGCGAGCTCGGGACCTAGTCTACCATCTCAATTGCTTCACCTGCACCACCTGCAGCAAGATGCTCACCACCGGGGACCACTTTGGCATGAAAGACAGTCTGGTGTACTGTCGGCTGCACTTTGAAACTCTCATCCAGGGAGAATATGAGACACATTTTAACCATGCGGACGTGGTGCCGCACAAAGGCCTGGGCCCGGCCAACACGCTCGGACTATCCTACTTCAGCAGCGTGGGGACGGTGCAGAAAGGGAGGccgagaaagaggaaaagtccCGGGCCAGGGGCCGAACTGGCTGCTTATAACGCAG CGCTGAGCTGTAACGAGAATGATGGTGAATCCATGGACAGGGACTCCCAGTACAGCTCCAGTCAGAAGACCAAGCGCATGCGGACGTCCTTCAAACATCACCAGCTGAGGACTATGAAGTCCTACTTTGCCATCAACCACAATCCAGACGCCAAGGACCTCAAACAGCTTGCCCAGAAAACTGGCCTCACCAAGCGGGTCTTACAG GTCTGGTTTCAAAATGCTCGGGCCAAATTCAGGAGGAACCTGTTACGACAGGAGAGTACCGGAGTGGACAAGGCGTCCGATGGCTCAACGCTGCAGGGTGGTACGCCATCGGGCCCAGCCTCTGAGATCTCCAATGCCTCCATGAGTCCCTCCAGCACACCCACCACCCTTACGGACTTGACCAACCCCACCATGCCCACCGTCACATCTGTGCTCACCTCAGTGCCGGGTGGCATGGATGTCCATGAGTGCCGGAGCCCATCACAGACCACGTTGACCAGTCTCTTCTGA
- the lhx2b gene encoding LIM/homeobox protein Lhx2b isoform X1, with the protein MDILACRSEENSYNILPSTATMLFHGLPGGDVRGVVEEMDRRGKSESAAISSAIDMGESETSMPCMTSERVALCAGCGRKIADRYYLLAVDKQWHMRCLKCCECKLNLESELTCFSKDGSIYCKEDYYRRFSVQRCARCHLGISASEMVMRARDLVYHLNCFTCTTCSKMLTTGDHFGMKDSLVYCRLHFETLIQGEYETHFNHADVVPHKGLGPANTLGLSYFSSVGTVQKGRPRKRKSPGPGAELAAYNAALSCNENDGESMDRDSQYSSSQKTKRMRTSFKHHQLRTMKSYFAINHNPDAKDLKQLAQKTGLTKRVLQVWFQNARAKFRRNLLRQESTGVDKASDGSTLQGGTPSGPASEISNASMSPSSTPTTLTDLTNPTMPTVTSVLTSVPGGMDVHECRSPSQTTLTSLF; encoded by the exons ATGGACATCTTGGCTTGCAGATCCGAAGAGAACAGTTATAACATCCTCCCCTCTACGGCTACGATGCTTTTCCATGGCCTCCCCGGAGGCGACGTTCGCGGTGTGGTGGAAGAAATGGACCGGAGAGGAAAGAGCGAGTCAGCGGCCATCAGCTCAGCCATCGATATGGGAGAATCAGAGACG TCCATGCCATGTATGACCAGCGAACGCGTGGCTCTGTGCGCGGGCTGCGGCAGGAAGATAGCGGACCGATATTACCTGCTGGCTGTGGACAAGCAGTGGCACATGCGCTGCCTCAAGTGCTGCGAGTGCAAACTCAACCTAGAGTCCGAGCTCACCTGCTTCAGCAAAGACGGCAGCATCTACTGCAAAGAGGACTACTACAG AAGATTTTCGGTGCAGAGATGCGCTCGGTGCCACCTGGGGATCTCTGCCTCGGAGATGGTGATGCGAGCTCGGGACCTAGTCTACCATCTCAATTGCTTCACCTGCACCACCTGCAGCAAGATGCTCACCACCGGGGACCACTTTGGCATGAAAGACAGTCTGGTGTACTGTCGGCTGCACTTTGAAACTCTCATCCAGGGAGAATATGAGACACATTTTAACCATGCGGACGTGGTGCCGCACAAAGGCCTGGGCCCGGCCAACACGCTCGGACTATCCTACTTCAGCAGCGTGGGGACGGTGCAGAAAGGGAGGccgagaaagaggaaaagtccCGGGCCAGGGGCCGAACTGGCTGCTTATAACGCAG CGCTGAGCTGTAACGAGAATGATGGTGAATCCATGGACAGGGACTCCCAGTACAGCTCCAGTCAGAAGACCAAGCGCATGCGGACGTCCTTCAAACATCACCAGCTGAGGACTATGAAGTCCTACTTTGCCATCAACCACAATCCAGACGCCAAGGACCTCAAACAGCTTGCCCAGAAAACTGGCCTCACCAAGCGGGTCTTACAG GTCTGGTTTCAAAATGCTCGGGCCAAATTCAGGAGGAACCTGTTACGACAGGAGAGTACCGGAGTGGACAAGGCGTCCGATGGCTCAACGCTGCAGGGTGGTACGCCATCGGGCCCAGCCTCTGAGATCTCCAATGCCTCCATGAGTCCCTCCAGCACACCCACCACCCTTACGGACTTGACCAACCCCACCATGCCCACCGTCACATCTGTGCTCACCTCAGTGCCGGGTGGCATGGATGTCCATGAGTGCCGGAGCCCATCACAGACCACGTTGACCAGTCTCTTCTGA